The following is a genomic window from Deltaproteobacteria bacterium PRO3.
TAAGGATGATTGGTATCGACGATGTAATAGGCCCCGGTGACGTCGATGACAGTGGCGGGTGGCGCGGCGGGATCGCCGCTCACGCGGAACTGCTGGCCGATCTGTAGGTCCGGTTTAGGCACCTGCTCGCGGCTCAGCTTCATCACGCGACCTTCCTCGCGGGAGCCGAAGACATGATCGGAGGGGACGGAGATCTCGGCCTTGTCGCCGGGCTTCAGCTTCAGGATGCCATCCTCGAGCTCCGCCAGGATCTGCCCGGCCCCTTCGACGAAGCTCAAGGGCTGGCGATCGCGGGTGGAATCCATGACCGTCCCGGCGGGGTCGTAGAGGGTGTAGTGGACGGTGAAGACGCGCGGATTCATGTGGCCTCCTTCGAAAAAAAACCAGCCGCTCAGGGGATGACTGCCAGTTTCAGCGGGTTCGACTTCTCCCCCTTGCGAAACACCTCGTGGATCCGGTCGAGGCTGTACTCGCCGACGACCAGGCCTTCGGGACGGATCTTGCCCGAGCTCAAGTACTCTACCGCCTTTTGGAAATAGGCGGGCGTGTGGTGAAAGACGCCGAAGAGCTGCAGCTCTTCGTAATGGACGCGGTAGGTGTCCAGCTTCACCTCCGTCCCCTTGGCGCAGCCACCGTAGAAGCAGACCCGGCCGCCCGGACGGGCCAGATCGCAGGCCAACTCCCACATCTCGGGGAGGCCGACGGCCTCGATCACCAGGTCGGCGCCCCGCCCTTCGTTCAGCAAG
Proteins encoded in this region:
- a CDS encoding peptidylprolyl isomerase; amino-acid sequence: MNPRVFTVHYTLYDPAGTVMDSTRDRQPLSFVEGAGQILAELEDGILKLKPGDKAEISVPSDHVFGSREEGRVMKLSREQVPKPDLQIGQQFRVSGDPAAPPATVIDVTGAYYIVDTNHPYAGMDLRFEVELLSIDQR